In one window of Mycteria americana isolate JAX WOST 10 ecotype Jacksonville Zoo and Gardens chromosome 24, USCA_MyAme_1.0, whole genome shotgun sequence DNA:
- the LOC142420503 gene encoding uncharacterized protein LOC142420503 → MTSLWKHRLAGKAYHLIKRTKIRVISSGVGSWESLCPLWEHMSWLTFKEGLRPPCAHRTLGISKRNKSRRTTQRSNSEEKAGELDEITTAAQEKNVPRSRTSKKDRKSRDSKRTIKFSLLIPPLQSQTTVNSLDQGHGTRCCSFTGDASFPPIAATSEAVKGRSTRSPQDQAEAVEVLYLCQAVPVQRTGVKLSTVWLYGSTIWWHQPSPPAPVCSQSGPVAAGTG, encoded by the exons ATGACATCACTCTGGAAACACCGCCTTGCAGGAAAAGCTTATCACCTTATAAAGAGAACTAAAATAAGAGTGATTTCATCAGGGGTTGGCTCATGGGAGAGCCTGTGTCCTCTCTGGGAGCACATGTCCTGGCTCACCTTCAAGGAAGGTCTCAGACCTCCCTGTGCCCATCGCACGCTGGGTATCAGCAAACGTAATAAAAGCAGGAGAACAACGCAGCGCTCCAACTCTGAAGAAAAGGCTGGAGAACTCGACGAGATCACCACggcagctcaggaaaaaaacGTTCCCAGATCTAGGACatcaaaaaaagacagaaaaagcagagattcAAAAAGaaccataaagttttcccttctgATCCCCCCTCTCCAGTCACAAACCACCGTTAACTCTCTGGACCAGGGGCATG GGACCCGATGCTGTTCCTTCACCGGCGATGCCTCGTTTCCTCCCATCGCTGCAACATCAGAGGCGGTGAAAGGCAGGAGCACAAGAAGCCCTCAGGACCAAGCTGAAGCTGTTGAAGTCTTGTACCTGTGCCAGGCTGTCCCAGTCCAGCGCACCGGGGTGAAGCTGAGCACGGTCTGGCTGTATGGCAGCACCATCTGGTGGCACCAGCCCTCCCCACCCGCCCCAGTTTGCTCCCAGTCAGGACCAGTGGCAGCAGGAACAGGGTAG
- the GDF15 gene encoding growth/differentiation factor 15 — protein sequence MKSQAERRDSCWVFTPASPAGSLGRGGGDGGRAKFGSYKVRSGLLHSFPWQHRWEPHIQPLRKSFCKEIPPPHPGRPAACAMPKGLRGVGAALTCLRLLLLLAGVEPRPRTWDEDKLQLEAIKKGILERLGMPAPPVIRHQLDQESIRRAQRLYQQRAAELTGNRSREEEEEEGSVPGTGHLHRLTTTLLRRPAGPWGHQDPQEDKDPRRDQDPRGPYRYHLILSRTEAFHRQLQVVQAELKLFKQSLAPPATSPLDASVPPRVSIYTLGGAYGTPQLLRSEELDRNTPSLDLTAAIQPWAAGPEDTLRLELAFTADVSTLLATSGDETLVLEVETRETTGRGARRARGLEEECGKSDGKCCLKSLKVSFQDIGWSDWVIAPNSYYMRFCEGSCPHNYKPASMHAQIKARMHSLSKATPPPCCVPAGYDPMVLMHYDGEGRLVSTLFEDMLVTRCHCA from the exons ATGAAATCCCAGGCGGAGAGGAGAGATTCCTGCTGGGTGTTTACTCCGGCGTCACCCGCTGGCAGCctgggacggggagggggggacggagGGCGGGCAAAGTTCGGCTCCTATAAAGTCAGGTCTGGTCTACTTCATTCATTCCCCTGGCAGCATCGCTGGGAGCCGCACATCCAGCCTTTGCGCAAGAGTTTTTGCAaagaaatcccccccccccacccgggaCGGCCGGCTGCCTGCGCCATGCCGAAGGGGCTGCGGGGCGTGGGGGCTGCCCTCACCTGCCTCCGGCTCCTGCTGCTTCTCGCCGGCGTGGAGCCGAGGCCCCGCACGTGGGACGAGGACAAGCTCCAGCTGGAAGCCATCAAAAAGGGGATCCTGGAGCGGTTGGGGATGCCCGCTCCCCCCGTCATCCGGCACCAGCTGGACCAGGAGAGCATCCGGAGAGCGCAGCGGCTGTACCAGCAAAGAGCGGCTGAGCTGACGGGGAACCGGAGccgggaggaggaagaggaggagggatcCGTGCCTGGGACCGGGCACCTGCATCGCCTGACCACCACGC TGCtgcgccggccggccggcccctggggacaccaggacccccaggaaGACAAGGACCCCCGGAGAGACCAGGACCCCCGTGGCCCCTACCGCTACCATCTCATCCTCTCCCGCACCGAGGCTTTCCACCGGCAGCTCCAGgtggtgcaggcagagctgaagcTCTTCAAGCAGTCGCTGGCAccccccgccacgtccccgctCGACGCCTCGGTGCCCCCCCGCGTCAGCATCTACACGCTGGGGGGGGCTTATGGGACCCCCCAGCTTCTCCGTAGCGAAGAGCTGGACCGCAACACCCCAAGCCTGGACCTCACGGCGGCCATCCAGCCCTGGGCTGCCGGTCCCGAGGACACGCTGCGCCTGGAGCTGGCCTTCACGGCTGACGTCTCAACCTTGTTGGCCACCTCGGGGGATGAGACCCTGGTGCTGGAGGTGGAAACCCGTGAGACCACAGGACGGGGGGCCAGGAGAGCccgggggctggaggaggagtgCGGGAAGAGCGATGGGAAATGTTGCCTCAAGTCGCTCAAGGTTTCCTTCCAGGACATCGGCTGGTCGGACTGGGTCATCGCCCCCAACAGCTACTACATGAGGTTCTGCGAAGGTTCCTGTCCCCACAACTACAAGCCGGCCAGCATGCACGCCCAGATCAAAGCCCGCATGCACTCCCTCTCCAAAGCCACCCCGCCGCCCTGCTGCGTCCCCGCTGGCTACGACCCCATGGTGCTGATGCACTACGACGGCGAGGGCCGGCTCGTCTCCACCCTCTTCGAGGACATGCTGGTCACCAGGTGCCACTGTGCCTGA